In Zonotrichia leucophrys gambelii isolate GWCS_2022_RI chromosome 27, RI_Zleu_2.0, whole genome shotgun sequence, the genomic window AAGTCCCCTTGGATTTTTCCTAACTGGTGCCCTTTGTGCCTGGCTTGGGAGCACAGTGGCAGGGCCAATGCTGATGTCCCCACTGTGCCAAGACAGCAGAGCCAAGACCAAGTGAGGAATAAaccctctcccagtgctggcagtgggTCCTGCTGTGtgcccacccctgccatggagctgggtgtccccatccctggctctgGCCATGATCAGACCCTTGTGCAGGGTTGTTCCTCTCCTGGTCTCGGGCTGGTCCACACTGGGCTCAGGCACTGAGGGTTTGGCTCCTTCCTGGAAGACGTGGCAGCTTTGGGACCAGATGTGCAGGGCATGGGGCGGAGGGGAAGGCTCTCCTGTGTGATGGCAGTGCTGTTGTTTCCTCCTCAGGGAAGTGTTTCCTCTACTGCAACGGGCTCATGGACCACCTGTACGTGTGCCAGAACGGCAGCAGCTGCACCGCCTGGTACAAGGCCCCCGGGCACTTCACTGGCACGCTGGTAGGAGCTCCAGGCAtggccagggcctccccaccccaGAGGGCTGTCAGGGTGTTTTCTGGGGGTTGTTTGTCCTTCTCCCACCTGTAACTGCTGTCCCTGGtgctcctctctctccccaggATGCTTTTGTGAAGATCACGCGCAATGAGGGCATCAGATCTCTGTGGAGCGGCCTGCCCCCCACCCTGTGAGTTTGGGGATTCTGGCTGCTACCACCTGCCCAGGAATACAAGTCCcaagctccctgccagcccccagggaGGCCATGTGCCCCTCACTGCCCTTCTCCTCCTCGCAGGGTCATGGCCGTGCCAGCCACCGTTATTTACTTCACCACCTACGACCAGCTCCGGGACTACCTGCGCACCCGGGTGGGGAGCTGGAACCACTACATCCCCCTGCTGGCTGGGGCCCTGGCCAGGCGTGAGTGCCCCTCCTCTCTGGGGTCCCCCATGCCCACTCAGTGCCCACATTCAGTGCTGGCTCTCCTGGCACggtgctggtggctctgggacGGCCACTGGAGCGGACAGAGCTCACTCCCCGTGTCCCTTGTGTTGCAGTGGGTGCTGTGACAGTCATCAGCCCCCTGGAGCTGATCCGCACCAAGATGCAGTCCCGGCAGCTCAGCTACCGCGAGCTGCGTGTGTGCATCCAGTCTGCAGTGGCCCAGGACGGCTGGCTGTCcctctggaggggctggggacccACCGTGCTGCGGGACGTCCCCTTCTCGGGTATgcctggggggcactggggcgTGGggggcccagggcagccctgtgctggtgtGGGGGTGCCCGCTGGTAGCCCTGGTGtctcctctcccccagctctgtaCTGGTTTAACTACGAGCTGGTGAGGTcgtggctctgcaggcagccctggctggacgGCTCCACGTTCACGGTCAGCTTCGCATCCGGGGCCATCTCTGGCACGGTGAGTTTGGGATGCTGGGGCTCCCCTGGGGGGTTGGTGCCTGTGGGAGGgaggagtggggctgggaggtgacagcagagctggcactgggcaggaaCGCCAGGTCCTGGCTCACCATGCAGTGCCAACCCCACAGGTGGCCGCGGTGCTGACGCTGCCCTTCGACGTGGTCAAAACGCATCGGCAGATCCAGCTGGGAGACAGTGAGGTGCACCCAGGTGAGGGGCTGGCTCCAGGGgggcacccagcactgcccagggtgCCCCCCAAGcctcacctgctgccctctcccCACAGTCACAGCCTGCAGGCCTTCCAAGCCTTCCTCCACCTGGCTGCTCATGCAGCGGATCCGCGCCGAGTCTGGCACCCGGGGGCTGTTTGCAGGTGAGGGTGTGCCCTGGTTCCATGCTGGGGTTCTGGGTGCCCTGGTGTCACCCCAGGGCTCACAGCTCTGTCCTTGCAGGGTTCCTGCCCCGCGTCATCAAGGTAGCACCTGCCTGCGCCATCATGATCAGCACCTATGAGTTTGGCAAGAGCTTCTTCCAGAAGCTgaaccaggagcagcagctgcggGGATTGTGAGcaggcctggggcagggctggccgtGGCCGTGcccaggggacagtgccagccctgctccagccaggtgtcccaggagcagggatctgCACTCGGCCGTGCAGAGCCCAAGTGCCTTcgttcctgctctgcctcccgcTGCCCGCACACGGAGCCAGGGCCAGCCTGCCCcactccctgtcccagccactCTGGGGGAcatctgtgcctgctgctgtgacactggggggaAATGGAGCCCCCCACGCCCATCCCTTGGGGCTGGACAGATGCTGCTGTTGGATTCATGGACACTCTGGCAAGGATGGGGTGTCCCAGGAGACTTGGCCTggcaggagatggagctggggcCGTGGCAAGGACCAAACCCCAGAGCTTGGGGGcttctctgcctgcctgggccccccagccctgctctgcctggggatcTGCCCCTCCTGACCATCACTCACACACAGCCTCGCCTTGCTGGCTCTGCATGGCATGGGGACACGTCAGGaccccctccctgcctctgGACCTCTCCCACTCGggatgtccccatcccctgtcaGACCACCCTGTGTGGGGACAGACCTCACTGCTGCTCCGGGGGGCCATTGTGGCCCCCCTGCCCCATCCTTCCACTGCAAGggcctgcccagctctgggcactgccccctTACCCCGGGACTCATGGAGGGGACTTCTCCTcatttcttaaataaaatagTTGTCTCTTAGTGGAAGGAtttctctctgtgtgctggggggctgTAGAGACACCTTGTGGCAGGGGGGCACAAGGGCTCTGTTCCCAGCTGGGGGGGTGGGTGACAGGCCAGCTCTTCTTGCTGCGTTTATTGATTCCTTTTGCTCCAACAAGGCAGATGGggcagaaataaaaaccaaaatcacccaaaacaacccaaaacccagGGGAGGACggggaggaagggggaagaAGAGGTCCcccttcttcatcttcttcatcCCCcttgcaggatgctgctgcaaGGGGGGCAGGCAGCCCCCAGAGTGCAGGGAAGCTGGGGAAGGCCAGGTGGGCAccaggggctgagcaggacGGACAGAGGGGCCACGCTGGACCCCCACCCTGGAAGGGGCCTGGCCCGGCCCCCCCTCACTCCCCAGCAGCTGTCACTGCCGCTGTCCCCCCACCGTGGCACAGTTCATTCCCCCAGTCCTGcacccccatcccagcaggTCCGTGTCTCCAGCCGGGGTCCAGGGTGGGGTCTccgggtggggagggggctgcccgTCCCAGCCTCCCCGGTGGGATCAGCGGCGAGTCCCTCGTGGTGCCCGGGGTGCGAGGGGGGCCGAGCTCGGTCAGTCCTGCGCCGTcaggcggggccggggggcggcgcggggcccggggctctcagctggggctgcgGGTCGGGCTGGCTTCCGTGCTGTCGCTCACCAGGCACTCGTTGGACTTGAGGCTGGCCAGGGActtgcagctgggcagggaggccAGGGAGCCGCAGAGCCCCAGCATGGAGGGCGTGGGGTCCTTCCCTGCGGGCAGAGAGGGCGTCACGGGGGGCTCGGGCTcgggtccctgccctgccaccccGGGGGGACAGGCACCTCCTCTCCGGGGGTGActgggtgtccctgcactgctggggcagcatcCCAACCGCGAggagggggctgctggagggTCCTGACACCGGGTGCATGGGGGGAGACGTGCTGGGCCCCAGGGGCGCCCTATGGTGGGTGGGGGGTCTTACCCAAGGGCCCCCAGGGCTCCCCTTCGCGCTTGCCCTCGCCCAGGCGCTGGGAGTCGGAGCTGAGGCTGTTCTCGGCCGAGAGCTGGTCGGTGCTCAcgaagctgtgcctgcagggggacagctctgagcccccggggctggcacagctcttctgcccctccctccccccgtgtcccccctcccggggcagggcagggtgctTGGCAGGTCTCTGCCCTCACTGTGAGCTTACCTTCTGTAGAGTTTGCTGTCCGAGCCGCTCTCGTTGCCATTGAGGGTTCCCAGGGAGGGCCACTGGTTGACCAGGGGTGTCACCATCTCCTTGGAGAGCTGGGCCAGCTGTGGGTTCTCGCAGGGGATCAGCCCCGTCCTGCAGCAAAGGCAGGGGCTCGgcacctggcacagccaccagtGCTGGGCACCTGCCAGGTGACACGGCCCATGGCATGtgtggggcactggggacacccagcctggctcccccagccccccgagccccccggcaGTGGGTCCCCactcacagctgctcctgcagctccaggatgacgccctccagctccctcttcTCCAGCTGGTTCTGCACCATCACCTCCTCCAGCCGGAGCTTCAGCCGCTTGTTCTCCGCCTCCAGGTCCTTCAGCTGCGACTCCCGCAGCctcaccagctcctccaggtaCCCCTGTGGGAAGTCACCATCAGTGGTGCCCCGCTGCCACCACCCCCAGCGTCCCCAGGGCCATCCAGAGTGACAGAGAGCGGCTGGGTCACCgcagcagcaggatgaaaaGCTGAGGGCACCACTGAggcagagatgctccaggctggagcatcCTAGGGAAGCTGATACCCTGCTGGCCCCAGCCTGGTACCTTCTGGGCATAAACAATGCGGAATTTCTGCTCCATCTTGCGCCACTTGTTGTACCAGCTGTCCTCGTCGGTGACCAGGGGCAGGTAGGGGTGCTCAGGTGAGCTGTCCTCGCTCGTGCTGCTCTCCACACTGccccgctcctcctcctcgctcAGGTAGTCATAGCTGGGGGGTgtgggggctcagcagggctctcAGGGGTTCAGGGAGCCCCATCgtggtgctggggcagagaCAGGGGGGTCCCCACCCCAGGAAGGGCAGCCCAGCTCCTACCTCTGCGTGAACTTCAGGTAGGGCGTGTAGTCGATGACCACGGGCGTTTTACCGTCCATCACCTCTCCCTTCAGGCAGAAgctgagcaggggcagcaggagaaggtCAGGGAACCCCGAGGCTGTCACTGAGGGGTCCCGCTGTGCCACCTGTCCCTACCTGAAGTCGATGGCGCTGAGCCCGATGAGCATCCCCGTGAGCACTGTGGACTCCTCCCGCAGCATGATGGCCCCGTCGTCGTAGAACCGCCTGTGGGGAGCACACggctggctgtgccccccaaaacccaccctggcacccccaaacccaccctggcacccccaCACACCCCGGTGCAGGTGTGGCCGTGGCCGCCAGGGCCGGGGCTGCTCACCTGGTGGTGCGAGTGTCCCTCAGGGCCGTGGAGATGTACTCGGACATTCGCTTCTCCATCAGCGCCACGCGGATCCACGCCCGGCCCTGCGAGGCAGCACCCGGGCACTCCTGAGGGTGGGGGCTGCCCCGGGggtccccacatccccacccACCCCCAGGAGTGGCTTTCAGCCCCTTTTTTGGTACCATGgggaggcacagctgctgttgtGTCCCAAGGGCCCTATGGTgtgggagggagctgcaggagggcaggggaggggagcaAGGTGGGGGGAcagaggatggggatgggatggggatggggatgggatgggatggggatgggatgggatgggatgggatgggatgggatgggatgggatgggatgggatgggatgggatgggataggaatATAGATGGGTCCATGTCCCAGAGTCAGGGTAGAGTGTATGGAAACGGGCAGGCAtaaaatggggatggggatggggtgggaatggggatgaaGATGGGTCCATGTCCCAGAGTCAGGGTAGAGTGTATGGAAACGGGCAGGCAtaaaatggggatggggatgaagaTGGGGATGTAAATGtaatgggatggggtggggtgggatgggcatGTAGATGGGTCCATGTACCAGGGTCAGGGTGGAGTGTATGGAAACAGGGGCAGGCAtagaaatggggacagggacagggacaggactgGTGCCTTCCCAACCTTGGCCCTGGAGGTGCTGATGTTCTCCATGTTCTCGATGCTGCTGACGCAGTTGTTGGGCACCTTGCTGCAGGCCAGGCGGATGTAATCCCAAAACCCGCGCTGTCCATCAGAGCTGAACCAGCTGACAGGGCCTGCGGGCACCCACGGgctgctcaggggctgcagtgccagcacagcccctccagcagagctggacacccttcctgctgtgtccccatccaCCACAGGACacggggatgggacagggacagccctggggccagcacTACCTTTGAAGCGGTGGCTGAGGATCTGCTCGAGGATGGCAGCGAAGTTAACGAACTCCTCAGAGGAGTCATCGATGGGATCTGCCGTGTACTTCTCCAGAAGGGTCTTCACTGAGAACCTGGCCAGGGAGGGGACGGTgtcacagcagggaggggacacccccagccctggcaggctcGGGGCTTTCAGCAAAGCTCTTTTGCAGCTGTTGGCTCCCGCTCCCGGCAGCGGGAAGAGGGCGtcgggctgggctgtggctcggtgacccccctgtccccgtgtccccagggacCCCGCTGCTCCCCGCCGTGCAAGTGGCCAGGAAGGGCGAACAAAGGCCCCCTTCCTCCCGGCCGTGCGCGGGCGGTGATGGCTTCCCCTTCCGCCCGGCCGCTCGTGCTCGGGGCGCAGCGACGCCGAGGACAGGGCACGGACCAGGCACCATGCACGGGGCAGGTGTTTGCCGGGGGGCATCGCCCcctctgtgggctctgtgggtCACAGCTGTCAGAGGGATCcctttggcagcagctggagggtgTCCCAttctggcactgggggctgcaggtgccTCGTGGCACAGCAGTGAGGGCTGGAGGTGTCCTGGTGGGGATCCAGAGGGTCTCCATGTGGTGACAATGGGGTCTTTAGGTGCCCCATGCCATGGCAAGGAGATCCAATGTGTGCCCATGTCATGGCAGTGGGGTGTGGAGGTGCCCCGTGCCAAGCTGAGGAGCCCTGGGGTCCCCACACCCCAAATGAggccctgggggtccctgccaggctgcccaggcccGGGTACCTCCCAcatccccccagccctgggccaggctccagcacccccagcacccccagcccctcaccgGGCCCCCGGGGGTGTCACCGCCCCCCGGCAGGAGCCaccagccccccaaaccccgtCCCTGCGCCCCATCGCTGCCCCCCCATCCCGGTCCAGCCGCGAGTCTCCATGACAACGCTCATCCTCCATCCTTCATCCCCCATCCCCGCCGCTCCGGGGCCCTGACGTCACTTCCTGGGCCCCCGCCCGCATGGGGGTCCCCAACCCCAGCCCCCCACCCGCACCCCgctgcccccagcacccccctCACCCTCCAGGTCCCCCCGCCATCCCCGGCGGCCCCCGACATCCCCGCGCCGGCCGCCTCCATGTTGTCACTGTGTCCCCCGCCCCCTGTCTCCCCCTTCAcgacccctccccagcacctatagatccccacagccccccggAGCCTCCAGGAACCCCCCGGAACCCCCTGGAACCCCCTGGAACCCCCGGAACCCCCCAGAACCCCGCAccgccgcagccccgcgcccccccTTTCCCGcatccccatcctcctcctcctcctcccccctccAAACCTGAATTTCCCCCCCTCAAAAAGCGACCGCAGCCACAACAAACCCCCCCAAAGGGcgagggggcggcgggggggagGGATGAaccccccacccctccccagcacggcccctccccgccccccatcccctccatccccaccgCCGGTGGTCgcttctccctcccccctctcctctcccttcctctcccctcctctcccccctccccattttgcCGTGCCCCCCACCTGCAGACGGTGATGAGGTTTTTCCTCTCCACGGCGATGTTCCTGGAGGAAGCCTTCTTGGAGGAGAGCCCCAGAGCCATGGCAGCCGGCACCCAGCTCGCTTCCATGCACGGCCCCGGCGCCGCGGCCGCGGGCGATGCCCCTTCCCCCGTGGggacccccccggccccggcccgcggcCCCCGCTCCGCGCTCGCTTTGCTCCGCCGGTGCCCACGCCACGGGCCGTgcgccgcccccccccccccaaagggATGCTCTCTctccccgcccccggccccccaaatCTCTCTCCGGGGGATGGGGGGGGCacggcagggaggggagggcggGGGTCCCTCCGTGGGtcaccccctgtccctcccGGCGCGGTGAGACACTGCTGGGTAAAGCCACGGGGAGGGGGCACCCacgggggtttggggtttttttgcccgTCCCCGGCACCCCCGGGGGTTTTGAGGGGTCTTTTGCCCACTCCCCACACCCCACGGGGTTTTGAGGGGTCTTTTGCCCACTCCCCACACCccatggggttttggggggagtCTTTTGCCCACCCTCGGCACCCCCAGGGTTTTGGAGGGTCTTTTGCCCACCCCAGGCTCAGATCAGCACCCCTTGCCTTGCCCTGCATCCATCCCCGTTTTGGGGGGCTGAGCATCACCCCCCCATCCCCCCGGGGGTCTGATCCCACCACCTTCATGGGGTGGGCGGGGGTGCCTGTGCCGAGGGGCAGCGCCCCCAGCCCCGTTCTTCagcgtgcctcagtttccccgttGTTGCGACAGAGAAATTGGGAACAAGGCTGGTgaatcccacagcagccacgTAAACCTCCACCAAACAGCCCCCAAATAAATCAGAGTCACCCTCAGCACTCAGACACCCCCGTGGGGACATgtgccacctccctgtgcccaccaccGGGGTGCCTCTGCCAAGAGAACCGGGCTGGGGGGGAAAGGTGGGCACAGGGCGgggagggacccccaaaatccccgaggctgggcagggaggggagcccTTGGCAGTGCCCAGATAAGGCCGGGGCCGTTATCGGGACACCCAGACCCAGCAccacccctctgtcccctggggGTGCCACCAGGTCCCCAATGTGTGCCATGAGCCCCCAGGCTGGATGGCACAGCGGGGACAGCTCGGGTGCCACCTCACTGTGGGGGGACCCTGTGGGGGTCCCCAGGTaccaggggtgggatgggaatgtgtgtgtgcacaggtgggtgtgcacaggtgtgtgtgtgtgtgtgtgtgtgtgtgtgcaatgCTCACCACCTCGccctgggactgggattgggattttgggcCTGAAATTCTTTTAGGAAAGCTGTAAATGTAGAGACACactcctctctctctgtgtgtgtgtgtgtgtgtgtgtgtgtgtgtgtgtgcaaggcTCACCCACCTTGTCCCgggattgggattttgggcCTGAGATCCTTTTAGGAAGGCTGTACATGTAGAGACACACACATTTGTGTGCACACACGTCCAcaggtgtgtgtgggtgtgcaAGGCTCACCCACCTCACCCTTgccctgggattgggattttgggcCTGAGATCCTTTTAGGAAGGCTGTGCATGTAGAGACACACACATTTGTGTGCACACACATCCACAGGTGTGAGCAcaggtgtgcacacacacacagggacacgggcccctcacacacaggtgtgccCATAGGTGCCCTCACCCCTGCCCTCCCCCAAAGCATCGCCCCTTCTCCAGGGCCCCCCAA contains:
- the RUNDC3A gene encoding RUN domain-containing protein 3A isoform X1 yields the protein MEASWVPAAMALGLSSKKASSRNIAVERKNLITVCRFSVKTLLEKYTADPIDDSSEEFVNFAAILEQILSHRFKGPVSWFSSDGQRGFWDYIRLACSKVPNNCVSSIENMENISTSRAKGRAWIRVALMEKRMSEYISTALRDTRTTRRFYDDGAIMLREESTVLTGMLIGLSAIDFSFCLKGEVMDGKTPVVIDYTPYLKFTQSYDYLSEEEERGSVESSTSEDSSPEHPYLPLVTDEDSWYNKWRKMEQKFRIVYAQKGYLEELVRLRESQLKDLEAENKRLKLRLEEVMVQNQLEKRELEGVILELQEQLTGLIPCENPQLAQLSKEMVTPLVNQWPSLGTLNGNESGSDSKLYRRHSFVSTDQLSAENSLSSDSQRLGEGKREGEPWGPLGKDPTPSMLGLCGSLASLPSCKSLASLKSNECLVSDSTEASPTRSPS
- the RUNDC3A gene encoding RUN domain-containing protein 3A isoform X2; translated protein: MEASWVPAAMALGLSSKKASSRNIAVERKNLITVCRFSVKTLLEKYTADPIDDSSEEFVNFAAILEQILSHRFKGPVSWFSSDGQRGFWDYIRLACSKVPNNCVSSIENMENISTSRAKGRAWIRVALMEKRMSEYISTALRDTRTTRRFYDDGAIMLREESTVLTGMLIGLSAIDFSFCLKGEVMDGKTPVVIDYTPYLKFTQSYDYLSEEEERGSVESSTSEDSSPEHPYLPLVTDEDSWYNKWRKMEQKFRIVYAQKGYLEELVRLRESQLKDLEAENKRLKLRLEEVMVQNQLEKRELEGVILELQEQLTGLIPCENPQLAQLSKEMVTPLVNQWPSLGTLNGNESGSDSKLYRREGPHALHAGALRLPGLPAQLQVPGQPQVQRVPGERQHGSQPDPQPQLRAPGPAPPPGPA
- the SLC25A39 gene encoding probable mitochondrial glutathione transporter SLC25A39 isoform X1 — translated: MAEKLPPSPGGGITPLQQMLASGTGAILTSLFVTPLDVVKIRLQAQRTPFSKVLAAQSVPWGAQPATWKCFLYCNGLMDHLYVCQNGSSCTAWYKAPGHFTGTLDAFVKITRNEGIRSLWSGLPPTLVMAVPATVIYFTTYDQLRDYLRTRVGSWNHYIPLLAGALARLGAVTVISPLELIRTKMQSRQLSYRELRVCIQSAVAQDGWLSLWRGWGPTVLRDVPFSALYWFNYELVRSWLCRQPWLDGSTFTVSFASGAISGTVAAVLTLPFDVVKTHRQIQLGDSEVHPVTACRPSKPSSTWLLMQRIRAESGTRGLFAGFLPRVIKVAPACAIMISTYEFGKSFFQKLNQEQQLRGL
- the SLC25A39 gene encoding probable mitochondrial glutathione transporter SLC25A39 isoform X2; its protein translation is MAEKLPPSPGGGITPLQQMLASGTGAILTSLFVTPLDVVKIRLQAQRTPFSKGKCFLYCNGLMDHLYVCQNGSSCTAWYKAPGHFTGTLDAFVKITRNEGIRSLWSGLPPTLVMAVPATVIYFTTYDQLRDYLRTRVGSWNHYIPLLAGALARLGAVTVISPLELIRTKMQSRQLSYRELRVCIQSAVAQDGWLSLWRGWGPTVLRDVPFSALYWFNYELVRSWLCRQPWLDGSTFTVSFASGAISGTVAAVLTLPFDVVKTHRQIQLGDSEVHPVTACRPSKPSSTWLLMQRIRAESGTRGLFAGFLPRVIKVAPACAIMISTYEFGKSFFQKLNQEQQLRGL